CAGTTCAGATTGATGTCATAGACATCGATGTCGGCAAAAATTTTAAACAATACCCCTTTGCCTTCCATAACCGGCTTACCAGCCAAAGGCCCGATGTTGCCCAGACCCAGCACCGCACTGCCGTTGGAGACGACTGCGACGAGATTGCCACGGCCGGTATAGTCGAAAACCGTGTCCGGATCAGCCGCAATCGCCCGGCAGGCTTCAGCGACACCGGGGGAGTAGGCCATGGAGAGATCCTTTTGGGTGGCGCAGGGCTTGACCGGGAAAACTTCAAGTTTGCCGCGTTTACCATTGCGGTGATAGGCGAGGGCTTCTTCTGGAGTGAATAGGGTCATGATCTCTCCTTCATCGTACCAGGGGGTTGAGTTGGCCGTGTCCGGGGGTGGATTTTCGTCACGCAAGGCGCAAAATTCCCCGAACGCGCGGCCGTTTGTGCGGCCCGCAATGCAGGGCAGGGATTGATTCGTTGCCGCTGCCGGCATGGCTCCTTTCGCCTTGCTGTTTTCATCCGTCAGATAGAAGAAGGGACGGCAGATTGCAAGGAAGGAGCGGACCGTCAGGCCTAGTCAGGTCGCGGCCGAGCCCCATCGCGGCGCCCAGGAAACCTGCAATCCTAACTGGTCGAGAATACGTCCGACAAGGTGGTCGATGAGGTCGTCGATACTCGAGGGGGAGTGGTAAAAACCCGGCGCTGCAGGGAATATGGTCGCCCCGGCCTGTGCTAGAGACAACATGTTGCGTAAGTGGATCTGGTTCAAGGGGGTTTCGCGTGGAACCAGGACCAATCGCCGCTTTTCTTTCAGAGTGACATCGGCGGCCCGGTGGATCAGATTCGTGCCCAACCCCTGGCTGACAGCCGCCAGACTGGCCATGGAGCATGGGCAGATGACCATGCCGTCATGGGGCCAGGAGCCACTGGCTGGGCCTGCGGCCAAGTCGTGCTGCGAGTACACGGCGTGGGCGAGCGATCGGAGCGTCTTTTGGGTCCCAGCCGGCATCTCCACGTCGAGGACTGTGCTGGCCGCGTCTGAGAGGATGAGGTGGATTTCAGTGTCAGTAAGACTATGAAGAGCCTGGAGCAGGCGGACACCATAGGGCATGCCGCTGGCCCCGGTGAGGGCAATGACAAAACGTTGCATGGGAGTACCGTGGTGCAGCAAAGGAACTGCGGATGGTTGCTTTTCAAAAGGCAGACCCAGAGGCGCCGAGGCAACGTCGGGGCCAGGGGCTTGACAATGTGATAGCTCGAGCGTAAACAATTTTTCTTTGCCGGGCAATTAGCTCAGTTGGATAGAGCGTTGGCCTCCGGAGCCAAAGGCCGCAGGTTCGAATCCTGCATTGCCCACCATCATGCTCATCTCAGGCTCCACCTTCGGGTGGGGCCTTTTTTTATGGTCTTGAAAAAGAGGACCGGGTTCAAGATCTTCCAACATTTGGGGATTGCCATGTGGGCTGGGACATGGTTTGTGGGAACAGGAGATGGCTGATGTTCTCCGTGCCAAAGTCGCGTTTGTATGCCCCACATCTCTGGAGGATTGCCCATGCCGGATTTGAAAAACACTCTGGGTTATATCTATTGGCAGAAGACCAAGTTCGACCGGCGCCAAATCCGCCAGATGCAGCGTCCTGCCATCGCTGGTACAGAGCGGGAAAAAATCTATCCTGGTGCGGAAACCATTCCTTTGCCACGGCCTGGTGGTGCATTGGAACGGCCCCTGCAGACCATCTTGTCCCGGCGACGGTCCCGTCGACGGTATCATGATAGCGGACTCTCACTGGAAAACGCGGCCGATCTTGTCTGGGCGGCGCAGGGAGTGACCGGACAGGCCGGCCCGTATCGATTGCGAACCGCTCCCTCTGCTGGCGCGTTGTACCCTGTGGAAACATACCTTGCGGTGACTGATGTGACAGACATTCCGAGCGGACTCTATCACCTCCGGGTGCGGGATTTTCATCTCGAATGTTTGGCCAGGGGGACGTTCGGCCCGGAACTCGCCCGAGGGTGCCTGGATCAGGCTTTTGTGGCCGAGGCGCCGCTGGTATTTGTCTGGTCAGCTGTGGCGCGGCGCAATATGGCCAAATACGGACACCGGGGGTTTCGCTACATATGCATGGATCTTGGCCACATCTGCCAAAATGTTGTTCTGGCCGCAGAGGCGCTGGGGTTGGGGACGTGCCCTGTTGCCGCCTTGTACGATGACGAACTCAACGCCCTGTTTGGTCTTGATGGCGAGGAAGAAAGCGTTTTGTATGCAGCGAGTATCGGTAGGGTCTAGGTTTCAAGGAGGACAAAAAAAAACCTGATCCAGCAGGTTGAGGATCAGGTTTGGCAAAACGGCCTTTTGGCATTGTGGTGGAGGCGCCGGGAGTTGAACCCGGGTCCGGGAAAGGTCCATCGAGGTGTCTACAGGTTTAGGTCAGGTTTTGCGTTCTCGCCCGTACTCTTAGCCCCTGACCGGGCGGAGCCGGGCAAGCCTGTCTGAAGTTTCGCCCCTGTGCCGACAGGCGGACACAAGGACTAGCCTGATGGTGTCGTTGCCTCCTGCGGTCTATCAGGCATCAGCCGCGGAGACACTGGCTATTTAAGCTGCCAGAGCGTAATCGTAGTCGTTGGCAACTACTTGCTTGCCGCCTGTTTTACGAGGCCTGGCGGCACCTCGACCTGCAACCTCGACTTTCTCTTCCCCGTCGAAGCCATTTCGCCCCCATGTCAAAGAACATCTCGCTGTTCAAGTCCAATACTAGGCATTGTTGGTCCTTTTGGCAAGGGCAGTCCCTGGTCCATGGGGTGAAAAGATATGGCTCTTCGTCACAGGCCATGGAATTTCAGACGGCAAACTCCAAAAATCCACAGGATCGGTCAAAGAAGCAAAGATATTTGGCCCCGTGCTGGACATGGGCATTTGCCTGCCTATTCTCGCCCGAGGTTGCGAAATCGGCCTGGGTATTGGACCCTTTGTCTGAACATAGTGCGAGGGTATGGTTGGCGGGGAATTCCCGTATTGAACTATGGTGATGGCAGGAGAGGTGCTGGCTCAGGGTGCTGAAGGTAAAGTCATGGGCAACCGGTAGGGGAGATTGGAGGGATGCGCTCGCATTCACCTTGGAACAGGGCAAGGAAACCATAGCGGGTGGCTTGTCAGCCGGAGGCGGACACAGTACCTTAATCACCTCGATAGGACTGGTTTGATTTGTATTTTGTTGCGGCCCCGAGCTCAGCTTTCTTGCCTGAGACGCGATGCGAGTTGGTCGTGGAGCTCAAAGCCCACGTGGAACGGATACAGTATAATGACAGGGGAGAAGATATGGATGCAGGACAGATAGCAGAATTTATCCGGCAGGCTAAAACAGCTTCTTTGGAAGTGGCCAATGCCAGCGGCGAACAAAAGCATCAGGTCCTGACCGGTTTGGCTCAAGGATTGCGGCGTGAGGCGGCGCACATCCTTGAGGCGAATGCCAGAGATATCGCCAAAGCCGAGGAAAATGGTCTGGATGCCGCCCGGATTGACCGCCTGCGTCTGACCGAAGCAGGTATCGAAGCCATGGCTCAGGCCTGCGGGCATGTAGCCGACATGGACGATCCAGTGGGGAGTATAGAATCGATGCAGAAACGACCCAACGGACTGCTCGTGGGCCAGATGCGTATTCCCCTCGGGCTGGTGGCCATGATTTATGAATCACGGCCCAACGTGACCATTGATGCTGGAATCCTGTGCTTGAAAGCCGGCAATGGAGTGGTTTTGCGGGGCGGTTCAGAGGCGTTTTTTTCCAATCAGGCCCTGGCTTCTGTCTTTCAGGAGGCTCTCCAAGCAGCAGGTTTGCCTCCGGCGGCCATCTCTCTGCTGCCGACCACGGACCGGGCAGCGGTCCAGACGCTGTTGCAAATGGGGGATGTGGTCGATGTGGTCATCCCGCGTGGCGGCGAGGGATTGATCAAGGCCGTGACAGAGCAGGCAACCATGCCGGTCCTGAAGCACTTTAAGGGGGTCTGTCACATCTATGTGGACGACACAGCCGAGTTGGATGCCGCTCTGGATATTGTCGAAAATGCCAAAGTCCAGCGCCCGGGCGTGTGTAATGCCCTGGAATGCTTGCTGGTTCACAAGGATGTCGCCGAGCGCTTCCTCCCTGCTGTCGCTCAGCGCCTTGGCGCGGCCGGAGTCAAGTTCAGGGCCTGCGCGGCATCACTTCCTCTGTTGGGGGAACTGGCGCAAGCTGCGAACGATCAAGATTGGGGACGTGAGTTCCTGGATCTCATCCTGGCCGTGAAGGTTGTCGAGGACCAGGACGCCGCGCAGGCACATATCCGCCAATACGGCTCGAATCACTCCGAGGCGATTTTGGCAACGGACCACAACCGGGCCATGCGCTTTTTGCGTGAGGTGGACGCCTCGGCCGTGCTGGTCAATGCCTCCACACGTTTTAATGACGGGGGAGAATTGGGGCTTGGTGCCGAAATCGGGATCAGCACTTCCAAACTGCACGCTTACGGGCCGATGGGGGTTCATGAGTTGACCAGTCGGAAGTTTGTCCTTTTGGGACAGGGGCAGGTTCGGTCCTAGCCATGCGTGTGGGCGTGCTGGGCGGGAGCTTTAACCCCGTGCATATCGGACATCTGCGGCTTGCCCTTGAAGCGTTGGCTGTTGAGAACCTTGATCGGGTGGAGCTGGTGCCGGCCGCTGTGCCGCCGCACAAGCAAAACGAGATTTTGATGCCCTTTTCGAAGCGGTGCGAACTGCTTGAGGCGGCTACACACTCGATACCCGAACTCGTGGTCAACCCTCTGGAAGGGCAGCGTCAGGGGCCTTCCTATACAGTGGATACCTTGCGAGTCTTCCACGCCTCCGTGGCCCCGGAAGAGCTCTTTTTTCTCCTTGGTTGCGGGGATTTTTTAACCCTGCCCCACTGGTACGCCTGGGAGGATCTGCTGCAACTCACCAATTTTTGTGTTGTCGGGCGCAACGGGGAGGGGCGGGAAGCTTTGCGTTCCTTCGTTGAGGACCACTGTCAGGCCAAGCCTCTCGCTGAGGATCTCTGGCAGCTGCCGGGGGCTTCGCGACGCGTTCGGTTTCTTCCTATTCCCCGTCTGGACGTCAGCTCCTCCCTGATTCGCCGATATTTGCGTCATGACCGTTCCATCCGCTTTCTGGTTCCTGATTGTGTTGTTGAGGTCTTGGAACAAGGCATGCAATGACGTCTGTCGCCGCGTGTGGAGCACCGGTTTCGTCTGACAAGGCGTTGGAGGGGCTGGCGCAAGCAGGCCCATAAAAAAGCCGCTGGATATCCAACGGCTTTTTTGTGGGAAAAGAAAACCAGGGCCTGAGCGATTGGTTTGCCTCCGGGGCAAGCATTCTCTTTAGTTGCGCAGGCTCTGAAGCGTTGTCAGTTTGCGGTCGGGAAGAAAAAAGCGGTCGGCGGTGGCATTTTGTGGAGCCAAACGCCCCATTACCCGCCGGTACCGTTTGGCCTGGTCCAAGGAGGTGTACCCCATTGGATCGTAATCCAGTGCTGTGGCCTGATCGGGATCGTTGAACAAGTCAATAATTACCGAAAGGGTCAGTTGGAGCATATCCTGGAGGTAGTCTTCTTCGTTGGCCATGGGCATCGCTTTGTCTATCATCTCCAGCGAAACCCGCCAGGATTTGAGCCGGGATACGGCCACACCGCTTTGGAAAAGCTTCTTCTTGAGTTGGAAGCTGAGTTGGGGCTTTTCCAGGACACTCACCAAGCGGGCGTCGGCGCGATGGTGGGCACCCTGTGAGACCAATTCCAGGGGCAGGTCGCGTCCTTCCTTCTGGTCGGCCTGCATCTCGATGTAGACGTGGCTGAAACGACCAGATCCCGGGGTGCACTGGAGCATATTCGGGACGTAGTAGTTGTGGGCCACGGTATCGGCGGCCAAGTGGGCGAGGTAGCCGTAAGCGTAGGATTGGAGGGCTTGATCCCGGTTGCCTTCCAGCAAACGGAACCCAGTCCGCCAATTATGGCAATGGGTATCGGTCAGGGTTTTGCCCTTGCCAACATACATGTCCGCGCTCAGACACCCATAGAGAAAATGTTGGGGAAAGGCGCTGACCGTATTGGCAATGCTGGGAAGGATGAGTCGGAGGTTTTCCAGGATGAAATTTCCCGTCGCGACATGGATTCCCGGCCCCCAGGCAAGGGCGACATCATGCCACCCCAGGACCATGCCTGCCATAGCTATAAGGAAAAAAAGCAGTTTTTTCATACTCTCAATGACGATACGTCACGGTTCGGTTTTTTGTGCATTCATTCAGGGGGGCGGCAACCTTCAATGGCGGATTCCAAAGGGGCTTCCTCAAAGTGGAGCGGTAGCCTCTTTACTCGCTCATACCCGAGCAAAGAGGTCGTTTAGGACCGGTCTTTCCACAATCCGACCAGTTCACGCCGCACACGCTTGAATTCTTCGGCGGTCAAGCGTCCTTCACTGTGCATCCGTTTGAGTTCGGCTATCACGGTGTCAATGTCAGTAATGGAATGGGTGGGGTACCCCTTGTCCCGGAGTCGTTTGCTCACGCGATCCAGGGTGGAATTTCCCACTTTGCGGGCGATCTGTTTGCCGTGGTGTTTCGCCAAGTGGCGAAACGAATTCAGGAGGGTGCGCCGATTCATTGTGTCCTTTGTGTTCAGCGACTCTGAAAAAGAAGCTCCAAGGAATTAGATAAAAGCCTTTGTGAGCCGTGTCAAGGCAGGGGAGGGAAAAGGACCAAGTGTTCGAGAGCGTTTGTGATTTTGCAGGCGGGGATCAGGCGTTGAGGCGTTCTTCGATACGAACCGCTTGCCGACCCACTTGGCTGTCTCGCTGGATTTCGCGCTCGAGGTTGGTGATTCCTTTGAGGACAGTCGAGTGGCGGCGGTTGAAACGGGTTCCAATGTCCTTAAGGGAGAGGTCGGTGTGTTTTCTGGCCAGGTAAAAAGCGGTGTTACGAGCGACCACAATTTGCCGCTTTCGGCTTTTGGAGCGGAGTTTTTCTCCGGAAAGATTGAAGTTCTGGCAGATAAGGGAAATGATGGAATCGATGTCCGGAACGGAGAGACACCGTTCGGTGAAATGGCCCAGAACTTCCTCGGCCAGCGCTTGGTTGATGCCTTGATTGAGCAAGCGGGCTTTTAGGGCCATGTTTTTGATGCAACTTTCCAGTTGCCGGATATCAGAATGGATGTTCTCAGCGACCATTTCCTGAACTTCTGTCGGGATATGGATCTGGAAGCGCTGCGCTTTAGCCTGGATGATCTTCAGACGCATGTCCGCATCCGGTGCATCAATGGGGGCGATGAATCCGGAACAAAAGAGCGAGGTCAATTGGTTGTCCACTTTATTGAGTTCCTTGGGCAGGAAGGAACTGCTGAAGACAACCTTGCGGCCGTGCTGTTCAAGAAATTTGATGGTCGAGAGAAGTTCTTCCTGAATTTTTTCTTTGCCCTGGAAAAAGTGAACATCTTCAAGAAGCAAGACATCGAGATTTTTGCGGTAGCGGTCCTTGAAGGTGCCGATGGTCCTGTTTTTCAGAGCCATGATCATCTGATTGGCGAACTCTTCGGCCGTAACATATCCGACCCGCACCTGGGAATTTTTTTGGTTTTGAGCATAGTAATGTCCCACGGCATGCAGGAGATGGGTTTTGCCCAAGCCCGGCCCTGAGGACAAAAACACGCTTTCCGCCGGGAGGGTCTTGCGGCAGAGATTGGTGCAAGCGGCATGGGCCAGTTGATTGCATTGGCCGATGATAAAGTCGTCGAAACTGTGCCGCCATTGTTGCGGCTGCGGGACATGGCTGTAGTCAATGGGCAAAGCCAAGTGCTCAGAACGCTGTTGAGAAGCAGCAGGTGTGGCAGTGTGATGCGTCGTGTTCGGCTCAGACGGAGACGGGGGCGGCGCGGTAACGGAGGCGTCCGAAGAAGCCTTAAGGGTGACCTCAGGGGAGAAGCCGAGGATCTCGGTTGCGGCAGAACGAATATCCTGAAGATAGCGGTCACGAACCCAGGATGCGACAAAGGCATTGGGAGCGACGAGTTCCAGGGATCCTTCCTGGACCTGCCCCTCGAGCGGTTTGATCCAGATTTTAAAGATTCCTGGTTTGATCCGATTTTCGAGAATATTTTGGATTTGACCCCACCGTGTGCTCATAGGTTGTGTTCTTTACCTGCCAAGCGCGGTGATGAAAAATTCAAACATTCAAAATAGACAGGGCCAAGGGAAGAAAATAATCTACAGACTATACTACTGAAATGTTTATAAAATATTTCGCACTCCTGATGGCTACCCACCGGCGGATTCAATGAAAGCCCGCGAAGAATACAGCTTCTTGTCTTGTCAAGAAGATTGTTTGATCGCTTGTGGAAAAAATTTTCCACAGGGTGGAGTCATGAAAGCAGTCAAAATTTTACAATTTGATTTACGAAGACAAAAAAAGCGGCCCGGGGGCCGCTTGTATTATAGGCGTGTCAAAAAAACGACATTTATTTTTTGCGACGCTGTCGATCTATGGCGATGCGAGTCAATCCAGCCAGCAATCCAGCGAGGAATCCCAGAAACAGGGAGCGACCGGGGGGGTATCCGAACCAACTGGCTATAAGGCCTATGGCGCCCCCAATAAGCAGGCCGCGCATAACGGGATGGTTAGTGGCGGTATTGATATATTTCTTTGGCACACGGACTCCTTTCGTGCCCATGCGTCTTCAAAAGGACGCGCTGGGCGTGGATTTTCACCAATGAGGTCCAGGAGGTTGTCTCTGGGGGTTAAAATTGCGGCAAGACACATTGCATGACCGCGTCTTCCAAGAGTTCCTTCATATCGGGATGTTTCGTCAGAATAGACAGAAATTGGGCCGTGCGATGGTCGAGCCGGTGGTAGAGGATTTCGCACATCCGCTGCATCAGACGAAATCCGATATCCTGATGGGCCTCAATGATGGCCTGCAGATCGTTTCTGGCGATGGTCAAGATGGTCGATGGTTCATCGCTTACAGCCGTGTAGGAGTGGGTCCCTTCTGAAATCAGGGCGTGCCAGCCGAAAGAGTAGCCGGGCTTGATTGAGGTCAGTGAAATCTCAATGTCTTTGGTGACCTGCATTTCCAGATAGGCTTTGCCGCTTTTCAGCATGTAGAAATTGTGGGCCTGGTGGCCGCGTTGATAAATTATTTCCCTGGCTTGGCACTCAAATTGGGAAATATAGGGCAACAGAATTTGGAGCTGGTCGTCATTCAGAGCGTCCAGTGCCTTCATCTTTTTGAGTTCGGAAATAGTGACCATAACGCAACGCGCTCCTTACATGAGAGTGAAGAAGACAATGAAAACGATTGTAGCCGCAAAGGCGGAGACGCCAATGGGTACGCTACCCGTCGAGAGCATTTTTCGGATCTGGATTTTGCGGTGAGCGATTTCTTTGGGTTCGACCCCGTCAAGAGACCAAAGCGGTGTCAACACGTTGAGAACGATGTTCGAGGCCCCGTCGCGCATGTACCGGGCCAAGCGGGGCGCTGCCGTCCGCATGAACACGTTGTCCGCCGTGGCATTGATGGAGTTGGTAACCACATCACTGGCCCGGAAAAACCACGTTGCCCCTCGACGGTAGAACCAGTCCGTGTCCAGGGTGATGGCCGGGTGTCCTCCAAGCTGATCAATATAGACCATAAAGGCGATCCCTGTCGCAATAAGCAACTGGAATTCACCAATCACGTGGCTCGGGGTGTAGGGGTGGTATTCGGCGCCAAAGGGCAGGATATTGTACAAGACTTCGGGATAGACCCCAATAAAGGTGCACAAAAACGCTGCGCCGCCCATGGCGAAGTGCATATTGATCGGCAATGAGCGCACAGTCAGTCCACGGTTCTTGGGAGCCACGAATGTGAAATAGGGGAGCTTGAGTCCGGTGTGCAGAAACGTTCCGATAGAGGCCAGAAGGAGCATAAGTTCGATGACCGGACGATGGATGCCCCCGGCTGCGCTGATGATCATGGTCTTACTCACAAAACCGTTGAAGCCAGGCACACCGGATATGGAAAAGGCCCCGATCATGTACAAGACGACGGTGACGGGCATCAGTCGCCAGATGCCGCCAAGTTCACTGAGCTGGCGTTTGCCGGTGGCATAGATGACTGCCCCGGCCCCCATAAAGAGAAGCCCTTTGTATAAAATATGGCAAAAAGCGTGGGAGGTGACCCCGTTGAGGGCAAGCGCCGAGCCCAGTCCCACTCCACAGACCATGTACCCCACCTGACTGATGATGTGGTAAGCGAGCAGTCGCCGTATATCGTTTTCCAAAACCGCAAAGACAACACCGTACAGGGCCATGATCGCCCCGCCCCAGACCAAGATTTCGGTTCCGGGGAAGACAAGCGCCAGAGTCAGCACAGCCGTTTTCGTCGTGTACGCGGTCAGGTAGATCGAACCGGTGACCGACCCTTCAGGATACGCGTCGGAGAGCCAGGCCGAAAGGGGAGGTACTGCCGCATTCAGACAAAAGCCGACAAGGATGAAGCTGAAGGCCAAGCCGGGCTCGGGGCGGACAATGGCCAGGGAGCCGGTGGCCAGGAGTTGGAAAACCACCCCGGCCATGAGACAGGCACCGCCGGCGATGTGCACGAGCAGGTAGCGCTGGCCTGCCTCTCGGGCGGCTTTGGTGTTGCGTAAAAAAATGATCGCCGCTGAGGTCACGGCCATGAGTTCCCAAAAGATAAAAAGCGTGAAGAAATCACCGGCAAAGGCGACTCCCAGGGAACTGCCGACATACGCGAATGCGGCCATGTGCTGAAACGGTTTGCGCTCGTGCAGGGCGAACGTGCTGGCCAGAAAAGCCATA
The sequence above is drawn from the Desulfohalobium retbaense DSM 5692 genome and encodes:
- a CDS encoding Na(+)/H(+) antiporter subunit D — its product is MASLFPPALLFLGAALLIPFFRGTARKAFILAVPVVTFWQLTTLPLGAHWTVPFLNAYDLTLLKVEPIRLCFAYVFVIMAFLASTFALHERKPFQHMAAFAYVGSSLGVAFAGDFFTLFIFWELMAVTSAAIIFLRNTKAAREAGQRYLLVHIAGGACLMAGVVFQLLATGSLAIVRPEPGLAFSFILVGFCLNAAVPPLSAWLSDAYPEGSVTGSIYLTAYTTKTAVLTLALVFPGTEILVWGGAIMALYGVVFAVLENDIRRLLAYHIISQVGYMVCGVGLGSALALNGVTSHAFCHILYKGLLFMGAGAVIYATGKRQLSELGGIWRLMPVTVVLYMIGAFSISGVPGFNGFVSKTMIISAAGGIHRPVIELMLLLASIGTFLHTGLKLPYFTFVAPKNRGLTVRSLPINMHFAMGGAAFLCTFIGVYPEVLYNILPFGAEYHPYTPSHVIGEFQLLIATGIAFMVYIDQLGGHPAITLDTDWFYRRGATWFFRASDVVTNSINATADNVFMRTAAPRLARYMRDGASNIVLNVLTPLWSLDGVEPKEIAHRKIQIRKMLSTGSVPIGVSAFAATIVFIVFFTLM
- a CDS encoding glutamate-5-semialdehyde dehydrogenase, coding for MDAGQIAEFIRQAKTASLEVANASGEQKHQVLTGLAQGLRREAAHILEANARDIAKAEENGLDAARIDRLRLTEAGIEAMAQACGHVADMDDPVGSIESMQKRPNGLLVGQMRIPLGLVAMIYESRPNVTIDAGILCLKAGNGVVLRGGSEAFFSNQALASVFQEALQAAGLPPAAISLLPTTDRAAVQTLLQMGDVVDVVIPRGGEGLIKAVTEQATMPVLKHFKGVCHIYVDDTAELDAALDIVENAKVQRPGVCNALECLLVHKDVAERFLPAVAQRLGAAGVKFRACAASLPLLGELAQAANDQDWGREFLDLILAVKVVEDQDAAQAHIRQYGSNHSEAILATDHNRAMRFLREVDASAVLVNASTRFNDGGELGLGAEIGISTSKLHAYGPMGVHELTSRKFVLLGQGQVRS
- the dnaA gene encoding chromosomal replication initiator protein DnaA, producing the protein MSTRWGQIQNILENRIKPGIFKIWIKPLEGQVQEGSLELVAPNAFVASWVRDRYLQDIRSAATEILGFSPEVTLKASSDASVTAPPPSPSEPNTTHHTATPAASQQRSEHLALPIDYSHVPQPQQWRHSFDDFIIGQCNQLAHAACTNLCRKTLPAESVFLSSGPGLGKTHLLHAVGHYYAQNQKNSQVRVGYVTAEEFANQMIMALKNRTIGTFKDRYRKNLDVLLLEDVHFFQGKEKIQEELLSTIKFLEQHGRKVVFSSSFLPKELNKVDNQLTSLFCSGFIAPIDAPDADMRLKIIQAKAQRFQIHIPTEVQEMVAENIHSDIRQLESCIKNMALKARLLNQGINQALAEEVLGHFTERCLSVPDIDSIISLICQNFNLSGEKLRSKSRKRQIVVARNTAFYLARKHTDLSLKDIGTRFNRRHSTVLKGITNLEREIQRDSQVGRQAVRIEERLNA
- a CDS encoding zinc dependent phospholipase C family protein encodes the protein MKKLLFFLIAMAGMVLGWHDVALAWGPGIHVATGNFILENLRLILPSIANTVSAFPQHFLYGCLSADMYVGKGKTLTDTHCHNWRTGFRLLEGNRDQALQSYAYGYLAHLAADTVAHNYYVPNMLQCTPGSGRFSHVYIEMQADQKEGRDLPLELVSQGAHHRADARLVSVLEKPQLSFQLKKKLFQSGVAVSRLKSWRVSLEMIDKAMPMANEEDYLQDMLQLTLSVIIDLFNDPDQATALDYDPMGYTSLDQAKRYRRVMGRLAPQNATADRFFLPDRKLTTLQSLRN
- a CDS encoding Crp/Fnr family transcriptional regulator produces the protein MVTISELKKMKALDALNDDQLQILLPYISQFECQAREIIYQRGHQAHNFYMLKSGKAYLEMQVTKDIEISLTSIKPGYSFGWHALISEGTHSYTAVSDEPSTILTIARNDLQAIIEAHQDIGFRLMQRMCEILYHRLDHRTAQFLSILTKHPDMKELLEDAVMQCVLPQF
- the nadD gene encoding nicotinate (nicotinamide) nucleotide adenylyltransferase — translated: MRVGVLGGSFNPVHIGHLRLALEALAVENLDRVELVPAAVPPHKQNEILMPFSKRCELLEAATHSIPELVVNPLEGQRQGPSYTVDTLRVFHASVAPEELFFLLGCGDFLTLPHWYAWEDLLQLTNFCVVGRNGEGREALRSFVEDHCQAKPLAEDLWQLPGASRRVRFLPIPRLDVSSSLIRRYLRHDRSIRFLVPDCVVEVLEQGMQ
- a CDS encoding SagB/ThcOx family dehydrogenase; the encoded protein is MPDLKNTLGYIYWQKTKFDRRQIRQMQRPAIAGTEREKIYPGAETIPLPRPGGALERPLQTILSRRRSRRRYHDSGLSLENAADLVWAAQGVTGQAGPYRLRTAPSAGALYPVETYLAVTDVTDIPSGLYHLRVRDFHLECLARGTFGPELARGCLDQAFVAEAPLVFVWSAVARRNMAKYGHRGFRYICMDLGHICQNVVLAAEALGLGTCPVAALYDDELNALFGLDGEEESVLYAASIGRV
- a CDS encoding UbiX family flavin prenyltransferase, whose product is MQRFVIALTGASGMPYGVRLLQALHSLTDTEIHLILSDAASTVLDVEMPAGTQKTLRSLAHAVYSQHDLAAGPASGSWPHDGMVICPCSMASLAAVSQGLGTNLIHRAADVTLKEKRRLVLVPRETPLNQIHLRNMLSLAQAGATIFPAAPGFYHSPSSIDDLIDHLVGRILDQLGLQVSWAPRWGSAAT